GCTCATCCAGCACGCCGCCTTCCTTGCGCAGCTGCAGCATGACCTCGGGGACGCCGCCCGCCAGAAATACACGAACGGTTGGATGGTGCTCCGGGCCGTTTGGCAATACGCTGACCAGGCGCGGAACTTCACGGTTGACCTCAATCCAGTCCCGTACCTCCGGAACTTTCAACCTGGCCGCGTGCGCGATCGCAGGAATGTGCAACAGCAGGTTGGTGGAACCGCCGAAGGCCGCGTGCACGACCATCGCGTTTCGAATCGACGCGTCTGTCAGGATGTCCTTCCCCGTCAGGCCGAGTCTGATCTGTTCCATCGCGGCAAGCGCGGATTGCCTGGCCATCTGTTCCCAAATGGGCTGCCCCGATGGCGCCAGCGCAGAGTGCACCATGGCGAGGCCCAATGCTTCCGCGACCACCTGAGAAGTCGCTGCGGTGCCCAGAAACTGACACCCGCCGCCAGGTGTTGCGCAGGCCCGGCAGCCGAGCTTCGCCGCTTCTTCCAACGTGATCTCGCCGTGCGTGAATCGCGCGCTGATGGTCTGGACTTTCCCTGCGTCTTCGCCATCTTCGGGCGCTAATGTGACCCCGCCGGGGATGAGCACCACCGGCATGTTCCTGAAACTGGCCAACGCCATCATCAGCGCGGGGAGTCCTTTATCACAGGTAGCCACCCCAATCACGGCTTCCCGGGTCGGCAGCGACCGAATCAACCGGCGCATGACCATGGATGCGTCGTTTCGATAGGGCAGCGAGTCGAACATGGCTGCGGTCCCTTGCGAGCGACCGTCACAGGGATCGCTGACGTATGCAGCAAAGGGAATCGCCCCCTGTGCCTGCAGAGCTTGGGCGGCGCTTTGCACCAGCAGCCCAATCTCCCAGTGGCCCGTGTGATACCCTAGCGCAATCGGTGTGCCATCGCGATCACGGATTCCCCCCTGCGTGCTGAGAATCAGAATTTGGCGACTCGCCAGGCGATTGACATTCCAACCCATCCCCGCGTTTTGCGTCCAGCCGAACAAATCACCGCTCGCCCATGTACGAAGCATGTCCTCGGTCAAGGGCAGCTTCCCCTGTGGTCCGGCAGCGGTCGTCCATACTTGAAAGATCCGTTCATCATCCGATTCCATGACATCTTGTAAGAAGTTCACGCAACGATCCCCCCGGCCTCGAATTGGTCTCGAATTGACACCCACCTGCAGCACGTCGGCCACACCACGGCATGGGCTGGCATGCCCAGCGCCATCGTGATCCAAAGCTAATCGCAAGAAGTGTGCCATGAATGCGCAGGATGACAGCTGAAACCCGGGGATGACGTCATTTTCAGTACTGTCTGTTTTTTATGTATTGCGATCGTTCAACTGGGGGAAGATGTTTTTACAAGAAATGTCGAGGGGTAGATGCCAACTTGACTCGCGATCAACAACAAGTATTAAACAGCGTCGTCAACGCACAGCACAACGCACAGCAGGCCTGGATGAATTATTGGCTGCATTACTCGAGTGCAGCCACGTGGCAGTTTTGGCTTTGCCTCGCAATATTCGTGGCGCCGTTGGTTGTGTTGTACTTCACCTTGGACAGGAAGAAGGCCTTCCGAATCGGTTTTTTGGGACTCAACATCCATGTTTGGTTCGCCTACATTGATGCCTGTGGCTTGGCATGGGGGTTGTGGTCTTACCCGTACAAGGTAGTTCCATTTCGATTTCCGAGCGTAACATTAGACGCGTCCCTTGTGCCCGTCACGTATATGCTGGTGTATCAATGGACGCTGAACCAGAAACGCAGTTATTACTTGTACGCGACCATCTTGAGTGCATTGTTTGCGTTTGTCCTCAAGCCCATCATGGTTTGGTCTCACTTCTTTCAAATGTACCAATGGATGAACTACTTTTATTTGTTCTGTGGGTACCTCATCGTCATGTTGGCGGCGAAATTCATTACTGACTTTTTCACCTACCTCCAAAAGAGCCAAGGCAATCAGGATGTCCCGAGAGGCGAGGATTTGGAAAGAACAACGGCTGCCCAGCCTGATCGGGGGCCGAAAAATCCGTCGCCGAGTTGACAGCCCGTACCTCTGCACACTGGCGCGGACCAAGACGTCTCGTGCGTGGACCCTGTGCGATCCTACGGCCGCGGCTGACGCTTGCCCTTCGCGAACAAGTCCAATGGCTTCACGATGACCCGACGCATGGGTACATGACAAAGCCACGTACAGGGTCCACAACGAGCGAGGACATTTACCGATTGGTCCGTTCATAATAATCCGCAACCTGGTTTGTAACCCACTGATACGAAGAAACATTTTCCTCCTGGCGATCAGAAACAACCTTTTGACTTTTCTGTCCATTTTCGATAGTCGACATCCTGCTCTGTTGCAGGAACCGGGACACCTTCATTTGACCAGCCTTATCCATTTTCATTTCCACCTTTCCATGGTACAACCGATTCCATTAGTCCTGTGATTGAACAGGAACGCACCGTTCGCAGCAGCAACTCCCGTCGGCCTGAGCCCCGATCAGCGACCTCCCACATTGACGGCATGTCATTTCATTCGGGTGTAAGGGTGGTATCCACCCGTACTCTTCCGCCATCGTCTTCCTGGATGTACGTACCCACCCATAGTTACTGTTCTGATCCATTCACGCTCCCTCCCCTCCGTTCGCTTGTGCTGATTGTAATATAACACTAACCACTCCGTCAACCCTGTTATATTACATACCACCAAACCGGCCCGCGGCGGCTCCGCAGCGAGCCAAAAGCCAGTTCGCTCGATCACGTTGAAACAGGTCACCCATTTGGCTCGCAACACAAAAAAGCCGCCCATCTCTGGACGACTTCTCTTCCCCACAATCTTGCGCTCAGGCGCTTTCGATCCTCCCTGGACACCGGCCGTCCGCGACTGGGCCCCCTCGTGATTGCCCTGACCGGACGCAGACCGGCTGGCCACGTATTTGAATACGTTTTCACCGAGGTGAAACTGACCCACTTGCACCGAGTCTCGCGATGCGATCAGCCAGCTGCCCC
Above is a genomic segment from Alicyclobacillus cycloheptanicus containing:
- a CDS encoding CBO0543 family protein — its product is MTRDQQQVLNSVVNAQHNAQQAWMNYWLHYSSAATWQFWLCLAIFVAPLVVLYFTLDRKKAFRIGFLGLNIHVWFAYIDACGLAWGLWSYPYKVVPFRFPSVTLDASLVPVTYMLVYQWTLNQKRSYYLYATILSALFAFVLKPIMVWSHFFQMYQWMNYFYLFCGYLIVMLAAKFITDFFTYLQKSQGNQDVPRGEDLERTTAAQPDRGPKNPSPS
- a CDS encoding YjhG/YagF family D-xylonate dehydratase encodes the protein MESDDERIFQVWTTAAGPQGKLPLTEDMLRTWASGDLFGWTQNAGMGWNVNRLASRQILILSTQGGIRDRDGTPIALGYHTGHWEIGLLVQSAAQALQAQGAIPFAAYVSDPCDGRSQGTAAMFDSLPYRNDASMVMRRLIRSLPTREAVIGVATCDKGLPALMMALASFRNMPVVLIPGGVTLAPEDGEDAGKVQTISARFTHGEITLEEAAKLGCRACATPGGGCQFLGTAATSQVVAEALGLAMVHSALAPSGQPIWEQMARQSALAAMEQIRLGLTGKDILTDASIRNAMVVHAAFGGSTNLLLHIPAIAHAARLKVPEVRDWIEVNREVPRLVSVLPNGPEHHPTVRVFLAGGVPEVMLQLRKEGGVLDERVLTAAGVPLKDVLDWWEDSERRWKLRKRLVEVDGIDADRVIMSRTTAHARGMRSTVTFPVGNIAPEGAVIKSTAIDPSVLDEEGVYRHTGAIKVFTSERSAIEAIKTGGIVAGDILVLMGRGPAGTGMEETYQLTSALKHLPFGKHVSLLTDARFSGVSTGACIGHIGPEALAGGPIGKLRTGDVVEIVIDTQRLEGTVNFIGEGGRRFPPEEGQEILNARELHPDLAPDPDLPDDTRLWAALQNVSGGTWRGSVYDVERILEVLDAGQQALNRGQTVPDDHQDGR